In a single window of the Rhodamnia argentea isolate NSW1041297 chromosome 2, ASM2092103v1, whole genome shotgun sequence genome:
- the LOC125313838 gene encoding probable LRR receptor-like serine/threonine-protein kinase At3g47570 encodes MKLVSMSFGEFQSCHLLLGIALALCFNQVSSTTNETDKLALLTFKAGIPVDPFRVLNSWNNSIGFCQWHGITCGRKHRRVTILDLQSQGLSGSISPHIGNLSFLREMLLQNNSFNQEIPPQLGQLRRLRILRLDNNSLVGEIPRNMSGCSDLVTLMLGFNELTREIPGELGSMPKLQVFVLGWNDLTGSVPSSMGNLSSLEVLFLTGNNLGGSIPQVLSYLANLRMLAFGGNRLSGTIPSSLLNLSSLITFDVGENRIQGTLPAGIGLKLPNLEFYGIGLNHLEGPVPVSISNCTKLGSLQLNVNRFSGRVPSLENLYKLSVFRFSSNQLGSGRPEDLSFLCSLTNSTKLEIVSGGGNKFGGLLPKCVGNLSTSLTFFSLNENRVSGEIP; translated from the exons ATGAAGCTCGTAAGCATGAGTTTTGGAGa gttCCAATCATGCCACTTGCTTCTTGGTATTGCTCTTGCACTGTGCTTTAACCAAGTCTCCTCCACCACCAATGAAACAGACAAGCTCGCGCTACTCACATTTAAGGCTGGCATACCGGTGGATCCTTTCAGGGTGCTCAACTCATGGAACAATAGCATTGGCTTTTGCCAGTGGCATGGCATTACGTGCGGCCGCAAGCACCGGAGGGTCACGATCTTGGACTTGCAGTCACAAGGACTCTCTGGATCAATCTCTCCTCATATCGGGAACCTCAGCTTCTTAAGGGAGATGTTGCTACAAAACAATAGCTTCAATCAAGAAATCCCTCCACAACTCGGCCAGTTGCGCCGCCTGCGTATCCTACGATTGGACAACAATTCATTGGTTGGCGAAATTCCCAGGAACATGTCGGGTTGCTCAGACCTGGTCACCCTCATGCTTGGGTTTAACGAACTAACTAGAGAAATTCCCGGAGAGCTCGGTTCAATGCCGAAGCTACAAGTGTTTGTTTTGGGTTGGAACGATCTAACGGGGAGTGTGCCTTCCTCCATGGGAAACTTATCTTCATTGGAGGTCCTTTTTTTAACCGGAAACAACTTGGGCGGGAGCATTCCCCAAGTTCTAAGCTACCTGGCAAACTTGCGAATGCTTGCTTTTGGAGGAAACAGATTGTCAGGTACAATTCCATCTTCGCTACTCAATCTCTCTTCGCTCATTACATTTGATGTTGGAGAAAACCGGATACAGGGGACTCTACCTGCAGGCATAGGCCTCAAACTCccaaatcttgaattttatggCATTGGTTTGAACCATCTTGAGGGGCCGGTTCCTGTATCGATATCGAATTGCACAAAGCTAGGCTCACTTCAACTTAATGTTAACAGGTTTTCCGGAAGAGTACCTTCTCTGGAAAATTTGTATAAGCTTAGTGTGTTTCGATTCAGTAGTAATCAGCTTGGAAGTGGAAGACCTGAAGACTTGAGCTTTCTATGCTCGTTAACTAACAGCACCAAATTAGAGATCGTGAGTGGTGGGGGGAACAAGTTTGGTGGGTTGTTACCTAAATGCGTAGGTAATTTATCTACCTCTCTCACGTTCTTTTCTTTGAATGAGAATCGAGTATCTGGTGAGATTCCATAG